The genomic stretch CCCGCCCCACCACGGCCGAGAGGTCCGGGTCGCGGGTGGCCGCCGCGCACCGCTCCAGCTCCCCGCGCACCGGGCCCGGCCCGCCCACCGACTCCAGCGCCCGCAGGGTGTCCAGCGACAGGACGTTGGTGGTCCCCTCCCAGATGGAGAGCACCTGGGAGTCGCGCAGCAGCACGGGGATCCCGGTGTCCTCCACGTACCCCGCGCCCCCGAACGCCTCCACGACCTCGCTCGCCACGGCCACGGACTGGCGCGCGGTGGTGAGCTTGGCGACGGGGGTGAGCACGCGCAGGAGCCGCGCCTCGTCCTCCCCGATCTCCCCGGCCTCCAGGGCGCCCAGCAGCTCCACGGCGCGAAAGGTGAGGTGCAGCGCGCCCTCGAACTCCGCCTGGAGACCGGCCAGCGTGTCCACGTGCAGCGGCTGCTCCGCCAGCGGCGCGCCGAACGCCACGCGCCGCCCGGCGTAGTCGCGCGCCAGGGCGATCCCGCGCCGCATCAGCGCCACCGCGCTCACCGCGTTCCAGGTCCGGGTGACGTTGAGCATGGGGGTGATGCCGCGCACCCCGTTCTCCAGCCCCGCGACCGGGACGGCCGGGGTCCCGTCCAGCGTCAGCTCGGCGGTGGGGAGCTTGCGCGTCCCCAGCTTGTCCTTGAGCCGGTCCACCCGGATCCCCGCGAGCCGCCCCTCCGCGTCCCGCGCCTCCACGTAGAAGAGGGCGAGGCCCCGTCCGCCGGGGTCGTTCCCCTCCGGCCTGGCCAGCGTGAGCGCCACCTGCGAGGCCGCGGCGGAGGTGAACCACTTCCGCCCGTACAGCCTCCACGTCCCGTCCTCGTCCCGCCGCGCCACGGTCTCCGAGCGCCCCACGTCCGAGCCGCCGGTGGTTTCCGTCATCCACTGCCCGCTGGTCCAGAATTCCGCCGGGTCGCGGCTGATGAGGTGCGGCACGGCGCGCGCGGCCAGCGCCTCGTTCCCGGAGTCCAGCAGGGTGCGCGCGGCGCCGTCGGTCATCGCCAGCGGGCAGGAGTAGATGTCGGTGGAGGGGGTGAAGAGGTACGCCAGCGCGAACTGGTGGATCCGCGAGAAGCGGCCGTGGGCGCGCTCGTACGCCGCCGCCACCACGCCGTGCTCCGCGGCGATCCGCTCCGCCTCGCGCCAGAGCGGCGTCGGCTCGATGTGGTCGATGCGCTCGCCCCAGGCGCTCCACTGCGTCAAACGCGGCTCGTTGCACCGGTCGGCGAGCTGCGCGGGGTACAGCTCGGCGGAGATGCGTCCCATCTCCCGCAGCGAAGGCTCCACGTCGCCCAGCACGTCCGGCGGGAGGATGCGTGCGAGGAGCGAGCGGAGGGCGCGGTCCTCGTCGTACTGGTTGCCGAGGGTGGGGGGCTGCTGAAGGAAGGACATGGGTGGGTCCGGGCTCAGCGTAGTTTCTTGAGGATGGTCTTCGCCCCGCGGAGCACCAGTGAGCGGGGGAGCATCCGCCCGGCGAGGGTGCCCAGGCGGTTCAGCGTCCCGGGGACGACGGCGTCGTCCCCCGCCTCCAGCGCCCGCAGCGCCGCCGCGACGACCTCGTCCGCGGTCATGATCCCCGGGGTCCGCTCCGTGACCTGCGTCCCCGCCACGTCCTGGAACCCGGTGGCGACGGGGCCCGGGCAGAGCGCCTGCACGCGGACGCCGCTCCCGCGCTGCTCCTCCGCCACCGCCTGCGTCAGCGACAGCACGAAGGCCTTGCTCGCCGCGTAGACGGCCATGTCCGGGACCGGCTGGAAGGCGGCGACCGAGGCGACGTTGACGATCCCGCCGTCGCCCCGCGCCCGCATGGGCGGGAGCGCCAGGTGCGTGAGCTCCATCAGCGCCGTGCAGTCGAGGCGCACCATCTCCGCCTGCCGCTCCAGCGACAGCGCGTCGAAGCGCCCCTTCAGCCCGAAGCCGGCGTTGTTGACGAGGAGGTGCACCTCCCGCCCGTCCCTCGCCTCCATCCAGAGCACCCCCGCCGCCCCCGGCTTCCCCAGGTCCGCGGGGATCACCACCGCCTCCGTCCCGTGCGCGCGCCGCAGCTCCGCGGCCAGCTCGCGCAGCCGCTCCTCCCGGCGCGCGGAGAGGACCAGCTTCATCCGCAGCCGCGCCAGCCGCCGCGCGAACGCCTCCCCGATCCCGGAGGAGGCGCCGGTCACGAGCGCCCACCGCTCCGCGTACTCCCACCCCCCGCGGTCTCCACCCGCCATGTCGTTCTCCGTTCCGGTCCGTGCCGCCCCCTCCGCCGGGCGTCCCGCGGATTCTGTGCCCGTCCCGGTACGGGCGCAAACGTCCCGTTCGCCGAAAATGGATATATTCTCTTTCGAGTGGTTGACAATCCGGAAATCGGATATAAATTCGTCCGCATGAATAGCCGCTCTGTCGTACGGGCGGGCGTCCTCGGAGCCAACGGATACACCGGGCGCGAGGCCGTCCGCCTTCTTTCCCGCCACCCGTCGGTGCGGATCGCCTTCGCCACCTCGCAGAGCGAGGCGGGGCAGCCGCTGCGCCCGATTGCGCGGGGCGCGCCCGACCTGCCGCTGGTGCGGGCGGAGGACGCGGACCTCGGCGGTTGCGACGTGGTGCTCTCCTGCCTGCCGCACGGGGAGTCGGCGGCCTGGGCGGAGCGGGCGCTGGCGGCGGGGGCGCGGGCCATCGACCTGTCGGCGGACCTGCGGGTGCCGCGGCCGGCGACGCCGGAGTGGGCGCGCGGCGCCGTGTACGGGCTCCCCGAGCTGCACCGGGAGCGGATCCGCTGCGCGGCGCTGGTGGCGAACCCCGGCTGCTACCCGACTGCCGCCCTCGTGGCGCTGGCGCCGCTCCTCCGGGCAGGGCTGCTGGCGGGACCGGTGATCGTGAACGCCTCCTCCGGGGCGACCGGGGCGGGCCGCGCGCCGAAGCGGGAGCTGCTCTTCGCGGAGGTTGCGGAGGACTTCCGGGCCTACGGGGTGGGGAACACGCACCGGCACCTGGCCGAGATGCGCGACCAGGCGGCGGCCCTGGCGGGAGGCGGGGCGCCGGAGCTGGTGTTCACCCCCCACCTCCTCCCCGTGCGCCGCGGGATCCTGGAGACCATCCACCTCCCGCTGCGCGAGCCGCTGGCCGCGCCCGAGTCGCTTTGGGTGGATGCGTATGCGGACGAGCCGTTCGTGGAGGTGACCGCCGGCCGCACCCCCTCGCTGGCGGACGTCGTGGGGAGCAACCGCGTGGCGATCGGCGTCGCAGCCGTGGCGGGGGTCTCCACCCCCATGCTCACGGTGGTCGCCGCCATCGACAACCTCCTCAAGGGGGCGGCCGGGCAGGCGGTGCAGAACCTCAACCTGATGTTCGGGCTGGACGAAACGGAGGGTCTGGAATGAGCCGCGGGATCACGGTGGTGAAGGTGGGCGGGAACGAGGTGGACGACGCCGCCTGGCTGGCGCGCTTCGCGGCCTCGCTGGTGCTCCGCGGCGGATCGACCGTCGTGGTGCACGGGGGAGGGAAGGAGATCACCACGCTGCAGCGCGCCCTCGGCGCCGAGCCGGAGTGGCGTGACGGGCTGCGGGTCACCACCGAGGCCTCCATGCGCGCCGTGGCGATGGTCCTCTCCGGCGTGGTGAACAAGCGGGTGGTCTCCGCCCTCCTCTCGGCCGGCACGGACGCGATCGGCGTCTCCGGGGAGGACGGCGGGCTCCTCCGGGCGGAGGTGCTGCGGGGCGGGGAGCTGGGGAGGACGGGCGAGGTGGCGCAGGTTCGCACCCGGCTGCTGTTGGCCTGGCTGGAGCAGGGGCTCCTCCCCGTGGTGTCCCCGGTGTCGCGGGGGCCGGACGGGGGGCCGCTGAACGTGAACGCGGACGACGCGGCGGCGGCGGTCGCGGCGGCGCTGGGCGCCACGGAGCTGCTGCTCGTCTCCAACGTGCCGGGCGTGCTCCGCGGCGGCGAGGTGGTGCGGTCGGTGGCCGCGGACGGGGTGGAGGCGCTGGTGGAGGACGGGACCGCCTCCGCCGGGATGGCACCCAAGCTCCGGGCCGCGGCTCGGGCCGCGGCGGCGGGCGCACGGGTGCGGATCGGCGGGCTGGAGATGCTGAGGGACGCCGGGGCGGGGACGCGGGTGCTCCGCGCCCGGGCCCTCGCGGGGACCGCTTGAGGAGCACGGCCATGGCGACAGAGACCATCACGTCCGGCGGCGCCCTCCTGGGCGTCTACCGCCCCACTGGCCCGGTCTTCGTGGGCGGAGAGGGCTCGCACCTGATCGCGGAGGACGGGGCACGCTACCTGGACTTCACCAGCGGGATCGCGGTGAACGCCCTGGGCTACGGCGACCCGGACGTGGCCGCCGCGGTGCGCGCCGCGCTCGACGCGGGGCTCGTCCACACCTCCAACCTGTTCCGCACCCGCCCGGCGGCGGAGCTGGCGGAGTGGCTGGCCGGGCACTCCTTCGCGGACCGGGTCTTCTTCTGCAACTCGGGTGCGGAGGCCAACGAGGGGGCGATCAAGTTCGCGCGGCGCTGGGC from Longimicrobiaceae bacterium encodes the following:
- a CDS encoding acyl-CoA dehydrogenase family protein, whose translation is MSFLQQPPTLGNQYDEDRALRSLLARILPPDVLGDVEPSLREMGRISAELYPAQLADRCNEPRLTQWSAWGERIDHIEPTPLWREAERIAAEHGVVAAAYERAHGRFSRIHQFALAYLFTPSTDIYSCPLAMTDGAARTLLDSGNEALAARAVPHLISRDPAEFWTSGQWMTETTGGSDVGRSETVARRDEDGTWRLYGRKWFTSAAASQVALTLARPEGNDPGGRGLALFYVEARDAEGRLAGIRVDRLKDKLGTRKLPTAELTLDGTPAVPVAGLENGVRGITPMLNVTRTWNAVSAVALMRRGIALARDYAGRRVAFGAPLAEQPLHVDTLAGLQAEFEGALHLTFRAVELLGALEAGEIGEDEARLLRVLTPVAKLTTARQSVAVASEVVEAFGGAGYVEDTGIPVLLRDSQVLSIWEGTTNVLSLDTLRALESVGGPGPVRGELERCAAATRDPDLSAVVGR
- a CDS encoding SDR family oxidoreductase, giving the protein MAGGDRGGWEYAERWALVTGASSGIGEAFARRLARLRMKLVLSARREERLRELAAELRRAHGTEAVVIPADLGKPGAAGVLWMEARDGREVHLLVNNAGFGLKGRFDALSLERQAEMVRLDCTALMELTHLALPPMRARGDGGIVNVASVAAFQPVPDMAVYAASKAFVLSLTQAVAEEQRGSGVRVQALCPGPVATGFQDVAGTQVTERTPGIMTADEVVAAALRALEAGDDAVVPGTLNRLGTLAGRMLPRSLVLRGAKTILKKLR
- the argC gene encoding N-acetyl-gamma-glutamyl-phosphate reductase, producing the protein MNSRSVVRAGVLGANGYTGREAVRLLSRHPSVRIAFATSQSEAGQPLRPIARGAPDLPLVRAEDADLGGCDVVLSCLPHGESAAWAERALAAGARAIDLSADLRVPRPATPEWARGAVYGLPELHRERIRCAALVANPGCYPTAALVALAPLLRAGLLAGPVIVNASSGATGAGRAPKRELLFAEVAEDFRAYGVGNTHRHLAEMRDQAAALAGGGAPELVFTPHLLPVRRGILETIHLPLREPLAAPESLWVDAYADEPFVEVTAGRTPSLADVVGSNRVAIGVAAVAGVSTPMLTVVAAIDNLLKGAAGQAVQNLNLMFGLDETEGLE
- the argB gene encoding acetylglutamate kinase, whose protein sequence is MSRGITVVKVGGNEVDDAAWLARFAASLVLRGGSTVVVHGGGKEITTLQRALGAEPEWRDGLRVTTEASMRAVAMVLSGVVNKRVVSALLSAGTDAIGVSGEDGGLLRAEVLRGGELGRTGEVAQVRTRLLLAWLEQGLLPVVSPVSRGPDGGPLNVNADDAAAAVAAALGATELLLVSNVPGVLRGGEVVRSVAADGVEALVEDGTASAGMAPKLRAAARAAAAGARVRIGGLEMLRDAGAGTRVLRARALAGTA